The Coffea arabica cultivar ET-39 chromosome 8e, Coffea Arabica ET-39 HiFi, whole genome shotgun sequence genome window below encodes:
- the LOC140013037 gene encoding uncharacterized protein translates to MASRIQWNDAMDEAFLTAYFSFRENNVWDNKKLLETNYDMLAGHLASNGIMIVTDQQLQTRFYHIKKKWDLFCNLREISSKSETGVGWSEDSCCFTADDEHWANLEQTNASYFDFKKENSCYWYDRLTPLLLRRHATGSRAQSASKVVPSEPPHRERSNSATKSWKGKGKASSSRVPTPVNIPVEGDDDDVYYVPLVPGAVGGKRSASSLGTSGE, encoded by the exons ATGGCTTCTAGGATTCAATGGAACGATGCAATGGACGAAGCTTTCCTCACAGCCTACTTTAGTTTTAGGGAAAATAACGTTTGGGACAACAAGAAGTTGCTAGAGACAAACTACGACATGTTGGCAGGTCATTTGGCGAGCAATGGCATAATGATTGTCACTGACCAGCAATTGCAGACCAGATTCTATCAcatcaagaagaaatgggacCTGTTCTGTAATCTGCGTGAGATATCATCAAAATCAGAGACCGGGGTTGGGTGGAGTGAGGACAGCTGTTGCTTCACTGCTGATGATGAACATTGGGCCAACTTGGAGCAG ACTAATGCCTCGTACTTTGATTTCAAAAAAGAGAATTCATGCTACTGGTACGATCGGTTGACACCACTTCTGCTTCGAAGACATGCCACAGGCAGCCGTGCCCAGTCTGCAAGCAAGGTAGTTCCATCGGAACCGCCTCACCGTGAAAGGTCCAACTCTGCTACTAAAAGCTGGAAGGGAAAAGGTAAAGCCTCTAGCTCGAGGGTTCCTACTCCGGTGAACATACCAGTCGAAGGGGATGACGATGACGTCTACTATGTTCCCCTAGTTCCTGGTGCAGTTGGAGGAAAACGGTCAGCCTCAAGCCTAGGAACCAGCGGTGAATAG
- the LOC113704661 gene encoding uncharacterized protein, protein MAWNNRRGARGRNADRMRQDEALLLMSASLMLMHPSLTHVNNNQPLPQHDGSFTDRQWVERLLYGHHRRSIDNMHITVDNFLQLSDILVHRQYVPHNYQQRVSIQEALAMTLILVSHKHTHRVLGTIFDRSIEMINRTIRKVLRGLCLFAAEIIQPVDQTAVHPRIANSTNFYPWFKDAVGAMDGTHISACPPTGEQMAYTNRHGFQSQNVLAVCDHDMRFIYVYGGWEGSQYYLVDAAYRNVPGFMPRYKNVGSESPAKILFNTRHSQLRNVIERTFGVLKKRFKWLKGPVDNFYMSTQITIVIACCALHKFLRTHQPEDDHFQRFESEDVHLNEEQEVGGLAPQPFALNVSPAELAEWKAKRDYIATQMYAARGRRRR, encoded by the exons ATGGCCTGGAACAACCGTCGTGGTGCTAGGGGACGCAATGCGGACCGCATGAGGCAAGATGAGGCCTTACTTCTTAtgagtgcctcattaatgttaaTGCATCCGTCACTTACACATGTAAACAATAATCAACCACTTCCGCAACATGATGGTTCATTCACAGATAGACAGTGGGTGGAGCGATTACTCTACGGTCATCATAGACGCTCAATAGACAACATGCATATCACGGTTGATAATTTCTTGCAACTGTCTGATATCCTTGTCCACAGACAGTACGTTCCACACAACTACCAACAGCGCGTGTCCATACAAGAGGCGCTAGCTATGACTTTAATATTGGTGAGCCACAAGCATACGCACCGTGTGTTGGGGACTATTTTTGATCGATCCATCGAGATGATTAATCGAACTATAAGAAAGGTGCTCCGAGGCCTGTGTCTATTTGCAGCTGAAATAATACAACCGGTTGACCAAACTGCAGTTCATCCACGAATTGCAAACTCAACTAATTTTTATCCATGGTTCAAG GATGCCGTAGGAGCGATGGATGGCACCCACATCTCAGCTTGTCCTCCGACAGGCGAGCAAATGGCATATACAAACCGGCACGGGTTTCAATCACAGAATGTTCTGGCAGTTTGTGACCATGACATGCGCTTCATCTATGTATATGGTGGATGGGAGGGAA GCCAATACTACTTAGTTGATGCGGCATACAGGAATGTTCCTGGTTTCATGCCCCGGTATAAGAACGTGGGCTCCGAGTCTCCGGCAAAGATCTTGTTCAATACTCGACATTCGCAACTTCGCAATGTCATTGAGCGCACATTCGGTGTGCTTAAGAAAAGATTCAAATGGTTAAAGGGTCCGGTAGATAATTTCTATATGAGCACTCAAATAACTATAGTCATTGCTTGTTGTGCGTTGCACAAATTTTTAAGGACGCACCAACCAGAAGATGACCATTTTCAACGGTTTGAATCAGAAGACGTGCACTTAAATGAAGAACAAGAAGTAGGCGGGCTAGCACCTCAGCCATTCGCATTAAACGTATCTCCTGCAGAGCTGGCGGAATGGAAAGCTAAACGAGACTATATAGCGACTCAAATGTACGCAGCACGGGGGCGACGACGCCGTTAG